Proteins from one Nerophis lumbriciformis linkage group LG08, RoL_Nlum_v2.1, whole genome shotgun sequence genomic window:
- the LOC133611781 gene encoding serine/threonine-protein kinase PLK4-like, whose protein sequence is MSGLNGDCIKNYNVFQLLGKGAFGSVYRAKSIKSGVEYAIKMINKESLRENVKRVKNEVEIHRRLKNPSILQLYSYFEDNNHVYLVLEMCHNGAMAHYMKGSKRRFSETEARHFMHQLVNGMLYLHSHGILHRDLSLSNLLLTKDMDIKIADFGLATQLKLPDEKHLTMCGTPNYVSPQVATRSAYGLETDVWSLGCMFYAFLMGHPPFDSDTVPHTFSKVALVEYEIPTHVSFEARDLIRQLLQKDPSRRPSLSAVLDHPFMTQSLLGRTKKLGLVDDCTMDSGVATFSTACTSSTSGSSGSRHQRTRHVISAALPNQISAIPRFPLQQSKAGFEDGDQWQQWPQQDRFHNEDRGRVRRGGESSPSHLHYLRRAHSSDRSSPSGPLQGPGLAEQGRCHSKESLTGKGRLVFPYSSTPHPFSESGRIPSPPVKQSADSAYVLSTQTAHLPSLHNQDMGGVTNWPNNDGCTHRPAAHFQPPRCFSSSSSSSQLPSAKASMDKEKKTLRDLVLPLCTSRLKPIRLQTKHNAIVSILDKGEVSIELLFQNRRDRVKEVISISSDGSTVTVYQPNGGKGLGGKGPPPPPKDTFVFSYDELPEKYWKKYQYASKFVQMVKSKTPKVIHYTTYGKVMLMENSPNADLEVNFYDGAKTQKTSEMIRVVEKSGKSCTVKGEAGLSALGPDSRNYVELSNKGHSICLSLEAAIKLEEERSSEKLTLFPITIGRRPVNSTTSSSSSLLPFQPIAPDPHSPPQPPEITPSMISYNAYDFTSASLSQKSFPAHVQQNTGNVVLSTFVQDIGWASQLTSGEVWVQFNDGSQLVVQHQVSCFIYTSPEGCVTRYKQTGNCPEHVREKLSCLSTIIEHLAKHASLQPR, encoded by the exons AATTATAATGTCTTCCAATTGCTTGGTAAAGGCGCCTTTGGATCCGTCTACCGAGCAAAATCCATCAAGAGTGGTGTGGAGTATGCGATCAAAATG ATTAACAAGGAGTCACTGCGAGAAAACGTCAAGCGTGTGAAAAATGAGGTGGAGATTCACCGCCGTTTAAAGAATCCTTCCATACTTCAG CTGTACTCCTACTTTGAAGACAATAACCATGTCTACTTGGTGTTGGAGATGTGTCACAACGGAGCGATGGCCCACTACATGAAAGGCAGCAAGAGGCGTTTTTCTGAGACGGAAG CGAGACACTTCATGCATCAACTAGTGAATGGGATGCTGTACTTACACTCTCACGGTATCTTGCATCGAGACCTCTCCTTGTCCAACTTGTTGCTGACCAAAGACATGGACATTAAGATCGCAGACTTTGGCCTGGCCACTCAGCTCAAACTCCCTGATGAGAAGCACTTGACCATGTGTGGGACGCCAAACTACGTCTCCCCTCAGGTGGCCACACGCAGCGCTTACGGCCTGGAGACTGACGTTTGGTCTCTGGGCTGCATGTTCTATGCCTTCCTCATGGGCCACCCCCCATTTGACAGTGACACGGTCCCACACACGTTCTCCAAAGTAGCCCTTGTGGAATATGAAATTCCCACTCATGTTTCTTTTGAGGCTCGGGATCTGATCCGTCAGCTGCTGCAAAAAGATCCCTCTCGTCGGCCCAGCCTGTCTGCGGTGCTGGATCACCCGTTTATGACCCAGAGCTTGCTGGGCAGGACCAAGAAGCTGGGCCTGGTCGATGATTGCACCATGGATAGTGGCGTTGCTACTTTCTCCACTGCCTGTACCTCCTCCACGTCCGGCAGCAGTGGCAGTCGCCATCAGAGAACGAGGCACGTCATTAGCGCAGCCCTGCCCAACCAAATTTCTGCGATCCCGAGATTTCCACTCCAGCAAAGCAAGGCTGGTTTTGAGGATGGAGACCAGTGGCAGCAGTGGCCTCAACAGGACAGATTTCACAATGAAGATAGGGGCAGGGTGCGCCGTGGAGGTGAAAGTAGTCCGTCTCACTTACACTACCTACGGAGGGCCCACTCCTCGGATCGCTCCAGCCCCTCAGGACCGCTCCAAGGACCTGGTCTGGCCGAGCAGGGCAGATGTCACTCAAAAGAATCACTGACAGGCAAAGGAAGACTGGTCTTCCCTTATTCCTCCACTCCTCATCCATTCTCAGAGAGCGGCCGGATACCTTCACCTCCCGTCAAGCAGTCTGCAGA CTCTGCGTACGTGTTGTCCACACAGACAGCACATCTACCAAGCCTTCATAATCAGGACATGGGGGGAGTTACTAACTGGCCAAATAATGATG GTTGTACCCACAGACCTGCAGCTCACTTTCAGCCTCCTCGCTGCTTCtcgtcctcatcatcatcatcacagctCCCCTCAGCTAAAGCCAGCATGGACAAGGAGAAGAAGACTCTGAGAGATCTGGTCCTGCCTCTGTGTACCTCCAGGCTGAAGCCTATCAGACTGCAGACTAaacataatgccatt GTGAGCATCTTGGACAAAGGCGAGGTTTCCATAGAGCTCTTGTTCCAAAATAGACGGGACAGGGTTAAAGAAGTCATTTCGATTTCTTCTGATGGCTCAACT GTGACAGTTTACCAGCCCAATGGAGGGAAAGGGCTGGGAGGGAAAGGGCCTCCGCCCCCCCCAAAAGATACTTTTGTTTTCAGCTATGATGAGCTTCCAG AAAAATACTGGAAGAAGTACCAGTATGCCTCCAAGTTCGTTCAGATGGTGAAGTCCAAGACCCCCAAGGTGATCCACTACACCACGTACGGCAAGGTCATGTTGATGGAGAACTCTCCCAACGCTGATCTGGAGGTCAACTTCTATGATG GAGCGAAGACCCAAAAGACATCTGAGATGATTCGAGTTGTGGAGAAGAGCGGGAAGTCATGCACTGTGAAGGGCGAGGCAGGGCTTAGCGCTCTGGGCCCTGATAGCCGCAACTATGTGGAGCTGTCTAATAAAGGACACAGCATATGTCTCTCCTTGGAGGCCGCCATCAAACTGGAGGAGGAGCGGAGCTCCGAGAAGTTGACTCTCTTCCCCATCACCATCGGAAG gaGGCCTGTCAACTCAACAACGTCATCGTCGTCATCATTGCTTCCCTTCCAGCCGATTGCTCCTGATCCACATTCACCTCCTCAACCTCCTGAGATCACTCCTTCA atgatCTCCTACAACGCCTACGACTTCACCTCGGCCAGCCTGAGTCAGAAAAGCTTTCCCGCACACGTCCAGCAGAACACAGGCAATGTGGTCTTGTCCACTTTTGTGCAGGATATTGGCTGGGCCTCACAG